The sequence CGTCGTGCCATTCGTATGCAAAGCGCACGGCAATTCGGTTCTCGTGAAACGCCCACAATTCCTTGATCAGGCGGTAGTCGAGCTCGCGCGTCCATTTTCGCTGCAGCAGGGAGACGATCTGCGTTCTGCCCAGGGCAAACTCGGCCCGATTACGACAGCGACTCTGTAAACTGTAGGCCAGGGAAACCTTTTCTGGGTCGCGTGAATTCCAGCCGTCCTCTGCAAGTCGCACCTTTTGAGCAGCGGATTCGAGACTGAACGGAGGAAGCGGCGGCCTGGTTTCAGTAGATGGCATGTGCGGGTATCCTGAATCTTGCAAGTACACAAGGCTTTAGCTGGCATCGATTCTAAACAATCCTTGCAGTCATGTTTGCGAAATCCTGCACGCCGCTCATTCTTTGCGCGGTGTTGCCAGGTCGTTGCGACAATATCGGACGACGAATCGGCTGACTCGTCAGATTACGATTGATGCCCGGACAATATTTCGAACTGTATCCCTCTCGTTGAAATTGCTGCATGGAACGACTAACACTTCATCAGTTCGTCCTCACTGTCGTACTACTGTCATTATTGACCTTGCCGTCCGCGGCCGACTCGCGGCCGAACGTCGTTCTCATTTTCGCCGACGATCTTGGCATCAATGATTTGGGATGCTACGGACGGCAGGATCATCACACGCCCAATCTGGATCGCCTCGCATCACAGGGGATGCGGTTTTCCTGTGCCTATACGGCGCAACCGATTTGCTCGCCCTCGCGGGCCGCGATCATGACCGGCAAGTGCCCTGCGCGGCTGAACCTGACGAACTTTCTGCCTGGTCGCGCCGATGCGCGATCTCAGTCCGTCCTGCAACCCAGGATCGAAGGCCAATTGCCGCTGGAAGAAGTGACGCTGGCCGAAGTGCTACGGAACGCCGGCTACGCCACCGGCCTGTTTGGCAAATGGCATCTCGGGGGCGACGGCTTCGGGCCAGAGCAGCAAGGATTCGATGTGGCCGTTTCGCCCCAAGCAAATACCAAGCCTACGCTCGCGTCTGGCGGCAAAGGGGAATTCGCCATCACCGCGGCGGCAGCACGATTCATCGAGGAAAATCGTAATCGGCCTTTTTTCTGTTACGTGCCTCACAACAATCCCCATATTCCGCTTGCGGCGGCGCCCGAACTGATCGAAAAGAACCGAGGCGCCTTTCATCCGATATACGCGGCGATGATCGAAACGCTGGACGAGGCCGTGGGGCAATTGATGGCAAAGGTCGAATCTCTTGGTCTCGCCGACCGCACCATTTTTGTCTTCACGAGCGACAACGGTGGATTGCACGTGCTCGAGTCTCCCGGCACTCCAGCGACATACAACCGACCTTTCCGAGCGGGAAAAGGATTCGTTTACGAAGGCGGGCTACGCGAACCGCTCATCCTTCGCTGGCCGGGCGTGGTGGCGCCGGACAGCCAATGCGCGACGCCGGTGGTACTAACTGATCTTGTGCCCACGCTTCTCGAAGCGGCCGGCGTCAACGCGGCGCAAACCGTGGGCCCACTCGACGGTACGAGCCTGATGCCAGTGCTGCGCGGTGAGTCGCCGCCGCCCAGAGTCATTTGCTGGCACTTTCCGCATTATACGAATCAAGGAAGCCGACCAGCCGGCGCGATTCGTGAAGGGGATTGGAAGCTCGTCGAACAGTTCGAGGGTCACAGCATCGAGCTTTACAACCTGGCGCACGATCCTGGGGAAGAAACCAACCTTGCCGAATCCGAATCCGCCCATGCCGAGGAGCTTCACCAGAAGCTAGACACGTGGCGAGCGAGCGTTGGTGCGAGAATGCCCGGGCCCAATCCCGAGTTCGACGCAGCGCTTCATCGGCGGCTTTATGGCGAACAGGACCCGTCGCGACTGATTGCCGCGACGACCGCGGCCGCAACTGAACCCGCCTGGCAGGAATGGCGCCAGGCGATGAATGCGGCGGTAAAGAACCGCCAGCCGAGAGTCACACCCGCACATGGCGACATTCGATTGCACGCGAAGGATGCGCGCATCCACGGGCAAACCCTGAGGTATGAACCGCAGCCCAATAAGAATGTACTGGGATTCTGGACGAACGCCGCCGACTGGGTCGATTGGGAGTTTGAGATTACTACGCCGGGACTGTACGAAATCGAAGTTCAACAAGGCTGCGGAAAGGGAAGCGGCGGAGCAGAAGTCGCCGTCGAAACCGGGGCTCAGGTGCTGTCGTTCACTGTGCAGGATACGGGGCACTTTCAAAGCATGATTCTGCGAACAATTGGTCAAATCGAGCTACCCGTCGGCAAGCACAAGCTGGCAGTGAAGCCCCGCACGAAACCGGGCGTTGCCGTGATGGACTTGCGCCGCATCGTTCTGCGGCCGTTGCCGTAACAGCGCGGGAATCGTCACATGGAGACAGTATATCGCGGCCTCGCAAACCTGATTGTGCGACGGCCGCACGGCAAATTCTCGGCGACGCAATCAGGCCACCAAACGTGCCGGTGTCGCTGCCGACGCTAACTGGTCGGGGTGACACCGCTGAGTGACCGCGGCCTACTTCGTCATTTCGCTCGCGCCGGCTATGGCGCCGCTGACGATCGTGTCGCCAAGCGTCTCGCCATAGAAACTGACGCTGGATTCATACCCGCCACGACGATACTCTTCGGCAGGCAGCATGTAGCTAATCCATTGGTCCGCCAGCCCGCCGATAACGGGATTCTTGGCGCCGGTGGCGCGGCCAGCTTCGCTCTTGATCTTCATACCCAACGAGGCCGCCATCTCGCCCGGTATGCCCACGATCAACAAATCGCCCAGCCGTAGCGAAATCGTGTCGACTTTCGCCGGAAATAGTACCGGCAGTATCTCCTTGAACAATTTTTCGCTCAAGCCATATTCGGCCCCGCCGGTCTTCATAAAGTCGGGATGCCACGTTCGCTCGGGCAGCGCAATCGAGTGGGAGTGATAAGCGAACGGCACGTCGGCCGAGGCTTTTGTCGATTGCCATTGTTTCCAAGCGACGATGCCCAAGTCGCGACCATAGCGTTCGGCCCTTTCCCAGTGGCTGTCGCCGGCGTCAGGGCGGCCGATTGGGGCTTGATCTCCTTCGGCACCGTTGTAGTACATCGCCGTGACGCCGTTGCCGACCAGCGACTCAATCGTCCGCTGCAAATGGCCAGGCCAATCGCCCGAAAACAGCATATCCTCGCCGGACATGAACGTGGGATGCGCCGTGAAGTTGACAAGGACTGCCAGCGGTTGCCCCTGCGCGGTGTCGATGCGAGTGACGGTCATATCGTTGTCGGTCACCTTCCCGCCGCGTCGGTTGCGGTTCCAGCCTTCGATCGATTTGGTCGTCGTCCCCACCGATACTTTGACCAGTTGCCGCTCGGCCTGACGAATCACCTGCAACAATCGATCCAGGACGAACTCGTGAACCCGCGCGTTGTAAATGCCAAGTTGTGG is a genomic window of Pirellulales bacterium containing:
- a CDS encoding nuclear transport factor 2 family protein, whose translation is MPSTETRPPLPPFSLESAAQKVRLAEDGWNSRDPEKVSLAYSLQSRCRNRAEFALGRTQIVSLLQRKWTRELDYRLIKELWAFHENRIAVRFAYEWHDDAENWFRSYGNENWEFDEHGLMAVRHASINDLPIKAEDRKFHWPLGRRPDDHPGLSSFGF
- a CDS encoding sulfatase-like hydrolase/transferase gives rise to the protein MERLTLHQFVLTVVLLSLLTLPSAADSRPNVVLIFADDLGINDLGCYGRQDHHTPNLDRLASQGMRFSCAYTAQPICSPSRAAIMTGKCPARLNLTNFLPGRADARSQSVLQPRIEGQLPLEEVTLAEVLRNAGYATGLFGKWHLGGDGFGPEQQGFDVAVSPQANTKPTLASGGKGEFAITAAAARFIEENRNRPFFCYVPHNNPHIPLAAAPELIEKNRGAFHPIYAAMIETLDEAVGQLMAKVESLGLADRTIFVFTSDNGGLHVLESPGTPATYNRPFRAGKGFVYEGGLREPLILRWPGVVAPDSQCATPVVLTDLVPTLLEAAGVNAAQTVGPLDGTSLMPVLRGESPPPRVICWHFPHYTNQGSRPAGAIREGDWKLVEQFEGHSIELYNLAHDPGEETNLAESESAHAEELHQKLDTWRASVGARMPGPNPEFDAALHRRLYGEQDPSRLIAATTAAATEPAWQEWRQAMNAAVKNRQPRVTPAHGDIRLHAKDARIHGQTLRYEPQPNKNVLGFWTNAADWVDWEFEITTPGLYEIEVQQGCGKGSGGAEVAVETGAQVLSFTVQDTGHFQSMILRTIGQIELPVGKHKLAVKPRTKPGVAVMDLRRIVLRPLP
- a CDS encoding neutral/alkaline non-lysosomal ceramidase N-terminal domain-containing protein, which encodes MMRTTARVLVMVSIGCALLAPRSAMIAVCRAAELTAGVARIDLTPPLELQAPLGGYGERMNRPAEGVHDRIYAKALVVSDGQKKFAIVTVDIVGFPPTLKPEFVARLNEGWSTGQIMLLPSHSHTSIEMNAINPLNTFQVPQLGIYNARVHEFVLDRLLQVIRQAERQLVKVSVGTTTKSIEGWNRNRRGGKVTDNDMTVTRIDTAQGQPLAVLVNFTAHPTFMSGEDMLFSGDWPGHLQRTIESLVGNGVTAMYYNGAEGDQAPIGRPDAGDSHWERAERYGRDLGIVAWKQWQSTKASADVPFAYHSHSIALPERTWHPDFMKTGGAEYGLSEKLFKEILPVLFPAKVDTISLRLGDLLIVGIPGEMAASLGMKIKSEAGRATGAKNPVIGGLADQWISYMLPAEEYRRGGYESSVSFYGETLGDTIVSGAIAGASEMTK